Proteins found in one Flavobacterium channae genomic segment:
- a CDS encoding T9SS sorting signal type C domain-containing protein: MKKNYSLIIATVFALFHLQSSLAQATLFSDSAANYGTWTNGSNAGTGFSVWDLWTQNTDGTHFAGHFLGSSSAQGFGDINTSGSSFSMYANPGGTSVQANAQRFLTNTGSPAVSGRQYLLPGESFKIDLAIAYRNGYKGIDLMDQNFGALFNFNVGSDVYSTTTVADLGWAYDQASIFMLQVNQTDVNSYEVIITRGSEVYSSGIRTGQFSGFKLYVGNTDPGNDLNNLHANNLLVQKCAMTTTWNGTSWDKGEPNANKNVVFTGDYSSTANLAACSISVSNNAIVTINSNHTLSVENGVNVVAGSNLVFENDAALLQANALAVNTGNINYKRNAKPMRQYEFTYWGAPVSGQVLNVFSPLTLGDKFYSYNANPAVNNWVIENQSNVMAPGKGYAIRAPQGYTTTPQVFNGEFVGTPNNGNISVNVEAFNPMLLNYNFISNPYPSAINVITLIDNSNLGTLYFWTHNSAITNNVFTTDDYAIRTRTTGTAAVTGGDAPGIYIGAGQGFFASAATTSSFNLTNAMRVGGNNSQFYREAQDLPLNYYYHLNMTNTQGAFKQIAIGYQEDATDGYDFGSDALASTQGAIRFYSLIPSLTFPLGIQAKAYPWVITDVVPLGYMTTQAGTFEIAIDHFDTFFADKDIFLEDTNDGSFHNLKGNNFSFSTAIGTFDSRFRLHYEDTSLSNDDFVGNENSVYVFTQDNQPKIVSTKAAISSVVVYDMLGRVVLSKNKINASEVVLSELATNNQALIIKTTLENNVTVAKKFIF, translated from the coding sequence ATGAAAAAAAATTACTCTTTAATAATCGCGACAGTTTTCGCATTATTTCATTTACAATCAAGTTTAGCTCAGGCTACTTTATTCTCTGATAGTGCTGCTAATTATGGTACATGGACAAATGGAAGTAACGCTGGAACTGGTTTTTCAGTTTGGGATTTATGGACTCAAAATACCGATGGAACTCATTTTGCAGGGCATTTTTTAGGGAGTTCTTCTGCTCAAGGATTTGGAGATATTAATACTTCTGGAAGTTCTTTTTCTATGTATGCAAATCCAGGAGGGACATCTGTTCAAGCAAATGCACAACGTTTTTTAACAAACACTGGTTCGCCTGCTGTTAGTGGTCGTCAGTATTTGTTGCCTGGAGAATCTTTTAAGATTGATTTGGCAATTGCATATAGAAACGGCTATAAAGGAATCGATTTAATGGACCAGAACTTTGGTGCGTTATTCAATTTTAATGTTGGTTCAGATGTATATTCAACAACAACGGTTGCAGATTTGGGTTGGGCTTATGATCAAGCATCAATTTTTATGTTGCAAGTAAATCAAACAGATGTAAATTCGTATGAAGTAATCATAACGAGAGGTTCAGAAGTTTATTCTTCAGGAATAAGAACTGGGCAGTTTTCTGGATTCAAATTATATGTTGGTAATACAGATCCTGGAAATGATTTAAATAATTTACATGCTAACAATTTATTGGTTCAAAAGTGTGCAATGACTACCACTTGGAACGGAACGTCATGGGATAAAGGTGAACCAAATGCTAATAAAAATGTTGTTTTCACAGGAGATTATTCTTCTACAGCAAATTTAGCAGCTTGTTCTATTTCTGTTTCAAACAACGCAATTGTAACTATCAATTCAAATCACACTTTATCTGTTGAAAATGGAGTTAATGTTGTTGCTGGATCAAATTTGGTTTTTGAAAATGATGCAGCTCTTTTACAAGCAAATGCTTTAGCTGTAAATACTGGAAACATTAATTACAAGAGAAATGCAAAACCAATGCGCCAATACGAATTTACATATTGGGGAGCGCCAGTTTCAGGTCAAGTTTTAAATGTGTTTTCACCGCTTACTTTAGGAGATAAATTTTATTCATATAATGCAAATCCGGCAGTTAATAACTGGGTGATTGAAAACCAATCAAATGTTATGGCTCCAGGTAAAGGTTATGCAATTAGAGCGCCACAGGGTTATACAACTACACCGCAAGTTTTTAACGGAGAATTTGTTGGAACTCCAAACAACGGAAATATTTCAGTAAATGTAGAAGCATTTAATCCAATGTTGTTGAACTATAATTTTATTTCAAATCCTTACCCTTCTGCAATTAATGTAATTACTTTGATTGATAATAGTAATTTAGGGACACTTTATTTTTGGACGCATAATTCCGCAATTACGAATAATGTTTTTACAACAGATGATTACGCGATTCGTACAAGAACAACGGGAACTGCCGCAGTAACTGGTGGTGATGCTCCTGGAATTTACATTGGTGCAGGACAAGGTTTCTTTGCCTCAGCAGCTACTACTTCATCTTTTAATTTAACTAATGCAATGCGTGTTGGCGGAAATAATTCGCAATTTTATAGAGAAGCGCAAGACTTACCTTTAAATTATTATTACCATCTAAATATGACTAATACACAAGGGGCTTTTAAACAAATAGCGATTGGTTATCAAGAAGACGCAACGGATGGTTATGATTTTGGATCTGATGCCTTAGCGTCAACTCAGGGAGCAATTCGTTTTTATTCTTTAATTCCGTCTTTAACGTTTCCATTAGGAATTCAAGCAAAAGCGTATCCATGGGTAATTACAGATGTTGTTCCTTTAGGATATATGACAACACAAGCGGGAACTTTTGAAATTGCAATTGATCATTTTGATACATTTTTTGCAGACAAAGACATCTTTTTAGAAGATACAAATGACGGAAGTTTTCATAATTTAAAAGGTAATAATTTTAGTTTTTCAACTGCAATAGGAACTTTTGATTCTCGTTTTAGATTGCATTACGAAGACACTTCACTTTCAAATGATGATTTTGTTGGAAACGAAAATTCCGTTTATGTTTTCACACAAGATAATCAACCTAAAATTGTATCAACAAAAGCTGCTATTTCAAGTGTTGTTGTTTACGATATGTTAGGAAGAGTGGTGTTGTCTAAAAATAAAATTAACGCATCAGAAGTAGTACTTTCAGAATTAGCAACTAATAATCAAGCATTAATTATTAAAACAACACTAGAAAACAACGTAACAGTAGCTAAAAAGTTCATTTTTTAA